The DNA window CCGAGGCGACGATCAGCTTCGCGCTCACCACCGCGCCCGCGAGCACGCCGGCGAGTACCGGCCTGCGTGCCGCGGCCAGTGCGAGCGCGAGCACGAAAAGGCCGAAGATCGCCAGGTCGGGGCCCGAGGTGGACCAGATCAGCGCGGTCAGCGGGAACACGGCGGTGAGCTGGGCCGCGGCCACGGTGATCCTCGGCCGTCCCAGCAGCCGCCAGGTGCCCCACAGGCACAGGCACACGCACAGCGCGAACATGAGCCGTGCGTCGGTGAGCGCGTCGGTGACCGGCGTGCCCCCGAACAACGCCCTGGGGAGCCCGAAAACGGTCATCACGGGCCCGTAGGGCGTGTAGTCGTTGACCTCCGGCGGCCTGTCAAGCGACAGCACGTCGACGTAGGGCGTGCCGTGGTCGAGCAGCAGGCTCGCGGAGCGCTCGATGACCCACACCTCGGGCTGCGCCGCCCACGACCACGGTGTGATGAGCCAGTCCACCCCGGTCAGCCGCCGCACCACGAGCACCGCGAGCGGCACCAGCATCGCGAGGACGGCGGCGAGCGCGATCGGCGTCCAGCGCGAGGCGAGCAGCCGCGGCAGTACCAGGCCGCGGCGCGCCGCGACGAGCTCGGCGATCGTCAGCACGAGACCGAGGCCGTACCCCGCTGCCGCGAAGTTGCCCCACACGCGGAAGCCGTAGAACTCGTTGGTGAGCGCGGTGATCAACGCGTAGCCGAACGCGAAGAGGAAGAACGCCGCGTCGAGGGTCCGCGGCGGCGGCCGGAAGCGGGCCGGGCGGCGGGTTTCGTCCAGTGTGGTCTCCCCGGTCACCACCGAAGCGTAACGACCGGTGGTCGCGGGCTTGCCCGCGCTACGGGAAGAACTTCGGAGGACCGGGAAGAATAATTTCGGTCCACACGTTAACCTGGTCATATGCACGGCAAAGCTCGATTATTATCGAGGTTTTGCCTCGAACTGGAGGGGCGAAGTGGACAACACCTGGTCACTGATGACCTCGGCGATGCGCGCGGCGGACGCGCCGAGGGGGCTGACGAAGGGGACGGTGCGGCGCGTCGCGCGGTTCGCCAGGCCGTACTGGCGCAGCCTGGCGATCTTCCTCGCCCTCACCGTGCTCTCGGCGGTGCTCGCCGTCAGCACGCCGCTGCTCGCGGGGAAGGTCGTGGACGCCATCGTCGGCGGGCGCGACGTGAGCGTCGTCGTGTGGCTGGCGGTCGTGATCGCCGCGATCGCCATCGCGGACGCGGGCTTCGGGCTGGCCGAACGCTGGCAGTCCGCGCGGATCGGCGAAGGGCTGATCCTCGACCTGCGGCGCGCGGTGTTCGAGCACGTCCAGCGCATGCCGATCGCGTTCTTCACCAGGACCCGTACCGGCGCGCTGGTCAGCAGGCTCAACAACGACGTGATCGGCGCGCAGCGCACCTTCACCGCCACGCTGTCCGGCCTGGTCACCAACCTGATCCAGCTGGCGCTGTCGCTGGTGGTGATGATGACGCTGTCCTGGCAGGTCACCCTGCTCGCGCTGGTGCTGCTGCCGGTGTTCGTGCTGCCGGCACGGCGGATGGGCAAGCGGATGGCCGACCTGCAACGCGAGTCGGCAGGCCTCAACGCGGGGATGACCACCCAGATGACCGAGCGGTTCTCCGCGCCGGGCGCCACGCTGGTGAAGCTCTTCGGCAGGCCGCGCGACGAAGCCCACGAGTTCGGCAAGCGTGCCGGGCGGGTGCGCGACATCGGCGTGCGGACCGCGATGCTCACCCGCTGGTTCATGACGAGCCTGACGCTGGTGTCCGCGCTCGCGCAGGCGCTCGTGTACGGCCTCGGCGGCTGGCTCGCGCTGACCGGCCGGATCGAACCCGGCACGGTGGTCGCGCTCGCGCTGCTGCTCACGCGCCTCTACACCCCGCTCACCGCGCTGGCGAACGTCCGCGTCGACGTGATGACCGCGCTGGTCTCCTTCGAGCGGGTCTTCGAGGTGCTCGACCTCGAACCCATGATCACCGAGCGGTCCGACCCCGAGCCGCTGCCGTCCGGACCGGCGTCGGTGGAGTTCGACGACGTCCGGTTCGGATACCCCGCGGCGGACCGGTTCTCGCTCGCTTCACTCGAGGATGTGTCCACATTGGATAATCGTGGTGGCGAGGAAGTGTTGCACGGCATCAGTTTCCGTGCGGAGCCAGGTCAGTTGATCGCGCTCGTCGGGTCGTCGGGCGCGGGGAAGTCGACGATCGCCTCGCTGCTGCCCCGGCTGTACGATGTGGACTCCGGTGCTGTCCGGCTGTCCGATGTGGACGTACGGGAGCTGGCGTTCGACGACATCCGCGACGCGGTGGGCGTGGTCACCCAGGACGGTCACCTGTTCCACGACACGATCAGGGCGAACCTCACCTACGTACGGCCCGAAGTGTCCGAGGACGAGATCTGGGCGGCACTGCGCGACGCCAGGCTGGAGGAGTTGATCCGGAGCCTGCCCGACGGTCTCGACACCATGGTCGGCGAGCGCGGGTACCGGCTTTCCGGCGGCGAACGCCAGCGGCTGACCATCGCGCGGCTGCTGATCGCCCAGCCGCGCGTGATCGTGCTCGACGAGGCGACCGCGCACCTGGACTCCGAATCGGAGGTCGCGGTGGGGGAGGCGCTCACGCACGCCCTGGCCGGCCGCACCGCGCTGGTGATCGCGCACCGGCTCTCCACGGTCCGCGCGGCGGACCAGATCCTGGTGGTGGAAGCGGGCACGATCGTCGAACGCGGCACCCACGAAGAGCTGCTCGCGATCGACGGCCGCTACGCGAACCTCTACCACACGCAGTTCGCCGACGAACCCGCCGCCGCCTGACCGGGTTCATGCCCCGAAGGTGGCCTTCAGGGCGCTGGATGCCCCGAAGGTCACCTTCGGGGCATGTGCGTGTGTCACGCCAGTGCGGGGACCCTTGGCAGGTACGCGGAAAACAGTGAAGCGTTGGCGGCATCGCCACCGTCCACGTTGGAGCTTCGCCAAAGCGGCACCGCGACGCCCTCGGTGTCGGCGTGCGAAAGGACGGTCGCCAGCACCTTGCTCCAGAGGAAGGCGTTGACCACAGTGGACAGCGCGGCGGTGCGGGGGTTCTCGGCGGGGAAGCTCGCGTCGCCAGGCCGGATGCCGGTGTCGAGCACGACCGTGGCCTCCTCGATCAGGGTGCTGTTCCCGCGCCGGGGCGCCACCGCCACCGAGGCGCGGGAGGACACCGCGATCACCGGGGTGCCCGCCGCGCGCGCGGTCGAGGCGAGTTCGACCGGGTACGGGTTCACGCCGGAAGTCGAGAAGACCACCAGCACGTCCGTCGGGCCGGGCGGGGACTTCGCGAGCACCTCCGCGGCGAGCCCTGACCTGCGCTCGGCCACCGTGCTGGCCTGCGCGCCGTGCAGCGGGAGCAGATCCGGGTGGTACAGCGGGTACACGCAGGCGAGCCCGCCCGCCCGGTAGAAGGTCTCCGCCACGGCGGCGAGCGAATGCCCGGCCCCACCGGTGTAGACGAGCGAATCGGCGCGGACGCAGCCGAGCACCAGCCGGGCCGCTTCCTCGATCTGCTCGGCGTTTTCGGCCGCGACGCGCTTCAACGCGTCGCCAGCCAGCGTGTCGAACTCGGTGGCGCTCACCACATGCCCCCATCCTTGCCAGTACCCGGTGTCGAACGAATCTGTATCGGGTGGGATTGATCCCGTCAACCGCGGCGTTGGACCATTCGGGAGCTGGTGGAGGATGATCAGGTGAGCGGACACGAACCAGGGGTGAAGGTGCTCGCGGCCGACGGCCCGGTGCGCGCGGTGGTGCTGGTGCTGCACGGCGGGTCGGAATGGGGCGACCGGGAGGTCCGCCCGTGGCGGCTCGCCTACCTCCGGATGGTCCCGATCGGGCGCGCGGTGCGGCGCGCCTGCCGCGACCACGGCGTCGAGGTGCGCCTGCTGCGCAACCGGGTGCACGGCTGGAACCCGCCGAAGCTTCCCGCGGTGGAGGACGCCAGGTGGGCGCTGGAACGGATCAGGGCCGAGCATTCGGACGTCCCGATCGTGCTCGTCGGTCACTCGATGGGCGCCCGTGTCGCGCTGCGGGTCGCCGACGACCCCAACGTGGTCGGCGTGTGCGCGCTGGCGCCGTGGACCCCGGACGGCGAGCCCGTCGAGCCGGTCCGCGATCGCGCCGTGCTGATCGTCCACGGGCTCCGCGACCGGATGATCGATCCCGGGCAGTCGTTCGACTTCGCGACGAGAGCGCAGTCCGATACCTCCCGATTGGCGCGTTTCGAGCTCGCCGCCGAAGGGCACGCCATGCTTGCGCGTGCACAGGTCTGGACCCGTCTCGTGTGTGCTTTCACACTGGATGTACTCGGTGCGGCCCGAGAGGACAAGACTATGTGCTCGGCCTGGACCAAGCCGAGCGCCGACAGGTTGCGAATCCCGCTCTGAGCGCGAACATTGGCTCTGCGACGGCGACCGTCCACAGTCACCAGCTGGATGATTCCGGCGGAAGGGAGTGCCTTGACCAGCTCAAGCGTCGATCGGGCTGAGACACACGCGGCCGAGCCGGATCCGGCGAAATGGCCCGGACTGGCGACGCCGCCGCATTCCCCGCTGCGGGCGCGCGTCGCCGAGGGGCTGTTCCGGCGAGCGGTGCGCCCGCTCGACCTCCGGGTCAGCCTTCCCGACGGGAGCACGCTCGGGTCCGGCGGGGAAACCGCGCCCGAAATGCGGCTCACGAGGCCGTCCGCGTTCTTCCACCGGCTCGGCGCCGACGCGAAGATCGGCTTCGGCGAGGCGTACATGGTCGGCGACTGGACCACCGACGCGCTGGCCGAGGTGCTCACGCCGTTCGCGGAGCGCATGGCGACGCTGATCCCCCCGATCCTGCAGAAGCTGCGCCGATTCGTGGAACGGCGCCAGCCCGCGTCGGAGGCCAACACCGTCGAAGGCGCGCGGTCGAACATCCAGCGCCACTACGACCTGTCCAACGACCTGTTCACGCGCTTCCTCGACGAGTCGATGATGTACTCCTCGGCGCTGTTCGGGCCGGACGACGACCTCACCGCGGCGCAGCACCGCAAGATCGACAGCGTGCTCGACTACGCGGGCGTCCGCGAAGGCAGTTCGGTGCTCGAGATCGGCACCGGCTGGGGCGAGCTGTCCATCCGCGCTGCCGAGCGGGGCGCGACCGTCACCTCGGTGACCATCTCCGAGGAGCAGCACGCGCTGGCCACCGAGCGGATCGCGGCCGCGGGCCTGTCCGACCGCGTCGACGTGCGGCTGTGCGACTACCGCGACGTCAAGGGGGACTACGACGCCGTGGTGAGCGTCGAGATGATCGAGGCCGTCGGCGCCGAGTACTGGCCGACGTTCTTCTCCACCATCGGCAAGCGGCTGCGGCCAGGCGGGCGCTTCGGGCTGCAGGCGATCACCATGGACCACGAACGGGTGCAGGCCACCGCGTCGTCCTACACGTGGATCCACAAGTACATCTTCCCCGGCGGCATCATCCCGTCGACGGAGTCGATCGAGCAGGGCATGACCGAGCACACCACGCTGCGGCTGCAGGGCCTCCGCGAGTTCGGCCAGGACTACGCCCGCACGCTCCGGCAGTGGCGCGACCGGTTCACCGAGCGCTGGTCGGAGATCTCGGCGTTCGGGTTCGACGACGTGTTCCGCCGGATGTGGGAGTTCTACCTGGCGTACTCGGAGGCGGGCTTCCGCTCTGGCTACCTCAAGGTGCACCAGTTCGGATTCGCCAAACCGGGAGGAACAACCCAATAGGGGGGTCGCACGTCCGGGTTCATGAGGTCTGCGGTTGAGTGGCACCTGCAGCACCGCATGTGACCCGGTAGACGTGGAAGGGTGATCGAGGGATGAGCTACGGCGGAGACTACGACGGCTACCCGCCGCGGTCCGGCCCTCGCCAGCCCCCGAGGGGCCCGCGGCGCCCCCAGCACACGCAGATGATGCCCCTGCCAGGGCAGGAGCGGCCCTACGGCGACCAGCGCCGGGCCGAGCCGCCGCATCGGCAGGGGCCACCTCCGCGCCAGGAGCCGCCGCAGCGGCCGATGGGCGGTCCGCCTCGGCGCCGCCGCCGGTGGGGCTTCGGGCGCATCCTGCTGACCCTGCTCACCGTGATCGTGCTGCTGATCGCCGGCGTGTGGATCTACCTCGAGGTGTCCATCAACCGCATCGACGCCATCCACGACTACGCGGGCCGCCCGGCCGCCGCGTCCGGCACGAACTGGCTCATCGTCGGCTCCGACAGCCGCGAAGGCCTC is part of the Amycolatopsis sp. CA-230715 genome and encodes:
- a CDS encoding SAM-dependent methyltransferase, coding for MTSSSVDRAETHAAEPDPAKWPGLATPPHSPLRARVAEGLFRRAVRPLDLRVSLPDGSTLGSGGETAPEMRLTRPSAFFHRLGADAKIGFGEAYMVGDWTTDALAEVLTPFAERMATLIPPILQKLRRFVERRQPASEANTVEGARSNIQRHYDLSNDLFTRFLDESMMYSSALFGPDDDLTAAQHRKIDSVLDYAGVREGSSVLEIGTGWGELSIRAAERGATVTSVTISEEQHALATERIAAAGLSDRVDVRLCDYRDVKGDYDAVVSVEMIEAVGAEYWPTFFSTIGKRLRPGGRFGLQAITMDHERVQATASSYTWIHKYIFPGGIIPSTESIEQGMTEHTTLRLQGLREFGQDYARTLRQWRDRFTERWSEISAFGFDDVFRRMWEFYLAYSEAGFRSGYLKVHQFGFAKPGGTTQ
- a CDS encoding ABC transporter ATP-binding protein, whose product is MDNTWSLMTSAMRAADAPRGLTKGTVRRVARFARPYWRSLAIFLALTVLSAVLAVSTPLLAGKVVDAIVGGRDVSVVVWLAVVIAAIAIADAGFGLAERWQSARIGEGLILDLRRAVFEHVQRMPIAFFTRTRTGALVSRLNNDVIGAQRTFTATLSGLVTNLIQLALSLVVMMTLSWQVTLLALVLLPVFVLPARRMGKRMADLQRESAGLNAGMTTQMTERFSAPGATLVKLFGRPRDEAHEFGKRAGRVRDIGVRTAMLTRWFMTSLTLVSALAQALVYGLGGWLALTGRIEPGTVVALALLLTRLYTPLTALANVRVDVMTALVSFERVFEVLDLEPMITERSDPEPLPSGPASVEFDDVRFGYPAADRFSLASLEDVSTLDNRGGEEVLHGISFRAEPGQLIALVGSSGAGKSTIASLLPRLYDVDSGAVRLSDVDVRELAFDDIRDAVGVVTQDGHLFHDTIRANLTYVRPEVSEDEIWAALRDARLEELIRSLPDGLDTMVGERGYRLSGGERQRLTIARLLIAQPRVIVLDEATAHLDSESEVAVGEALTHALAGRTALVIAHRLSTVRAADQILVVEAGTIVERGTHEELLAIDGRYANLYHTQFADEPAAA
- a CDS encoding SIS domain-containing protein encodes the protein MVSATEFDTLAGDALKRVAAENAEQIEEAARLVLGCVRADSLVYTGGAGHSLAAVAETFYRAGGLACVYPLYHPDLLPLHGAQASTVAERRSGLAAEVLAKSPPGPTDVLVVFSTSGVNPYPVELASTARAAGTPVIAVSSRASVAVAPRRGNSTLIEEATVVLDTGIRPGDASFPAENPRTAALSTVVNAFLWSKVLATVLSHADTEGVAVPLWRSSNVDGGDAANASLFSAYLPRVPALA
- a CDS encoding alpha/beta hydrolase; translation: MSGHEPGVKVLAADGPVRAVVLVLHGGSEWGDREVRPWRLAYLRMVPIGRAVRRACRDHGVEVRLLRNRVHGWNPPKLPAVEDARWALERIRAEHSDVPIVLVGHSMGARVALRVADDPNVVGVCALAPWTPDGEPVEPVRDRAVLIVHGLRDRMIDPGQSFDFATRAQSDTSRLARFELAAEGHAMLARAQVWTRLVCAFTLDVLGAAREDKTMCSAWTKPSADRLRIPL
- a CDS encoding glycosyltransferase 87 family protein; the encoded protein is MTGETTLDETRRPARFRPPPRTLDAAFFLFAFGYALITALTNEFYGFRVWGNFAAAGYGLGLVLTIAELVAARRGLVLPRLLASRWTPIALAAVLAMLVPLAVLVVRRLTGVDWLITPWSWAAQPEVWVIERSASLLLDHGTPYVDVLSLDRPPEVNDYTPYGPVMTVFGLPRALFGGTPVTDALTDARLMFALCVCLCLWGTWRLLGRPRITVAAAQLTAVFPLTALIWSTSGPDLAIFGLFVLALALAAARRPVLAGVLAGAVVSAKLIVASAVVVLAVFVFARLGSRAFGRFAATAIGLCVVLNLPVFLADPGAFVEHVIRFPTGSGVVVSPAGSPFPGYLIAGLGTAGKIAAFALLGMAALAIGAWVLLRPPATGSDAVLRIVVGLCAQTMLAPATRFGYLVYPIALLGVLLVFREHERAKPSAVTSS